CGAATACGCTCACGAGCATGCCTCACGCGACGAGATTGGCACAATCGAGATCAACACGCAGTATGTCACCCGCCGAAAACCAGCCTGGCTGGTCCTGCTTAAATTGTTTGGTCTGGCGTTCATGGTCGCCATCGCGATCGGCATTGCCTATCCTTCGCTGCGGCAGGTGCTCGCTCCGCTGCAATCGATGGCAGTGATTGCCGGGGTCATCTTGATTTACTCCGGGCTCGCCTTTTTCTTTCGCCCCGAGCCGAATACCGACAACCTGGGCTTTTGCGGCGGCATGCGAGACGATCCGTTCAAATATTCGGACGACATCAATCGCGGGCTAATGGATTTAGACTTTGTTCTTGGTCCCGGGCGGTATGTCTCAGAAACCTTGCTGGATGCTTGTGTTCTCGTGGGACTCGCCGGGGGCGAAGAGGTGATCGACGACTCGGCCGAAAGTGCCGCAGTCTGGAACGATGCAGAAACGCCCCCCAAGTTAGAAACCGTGACACTCCGCTCCGATCGCTTTGAGGCGTAGTGCCAACTCCGGCCGGGGTTTATCAACACCCCCCTCTTGCGTGCATCGCATTCAAGTTGTTTCGCAGCCAAGCATTGCGCCCAACTTTGCAAGTCCGAAAACATCCTGTTTGTTGATAAACCCTCTGCGACAGAGCTGGCCGCCCGGATGGATTTCCGAGCAGGCCAAGCAACGGCCTCGCGCAGCTGCGCGCACGGACCTTCCACCAAGTTGCCAAACACAGACGCTTAGATTGTTGCTACGTAGTGAATAGTTGTCAAGTATCTGCAGTCGAGATTTTGCGAGTTTTCTCATCTCGCCGTCAGCAGATTCGCTAGCTACATCGCCGCAGCCGATTAACGCGAGCGAGCGCGCACGGGTCGGCCGTTTTCCTTGGGCCTGTCAAAACCAGCTTGCCGACCACCCAAAAGTGAGCCGTGTGCTGCTACCGAAACTCACGCATCGCCCCCAGCTTATCGCTTCTCGGCCGCAAAGTGAGGTATGGCGCGCGACTACCTAGCGCCACTTACCGAAATCCCCCATTGGCCTACTTAAGTCACTATGTGCCAAAGCGGAATTATTTCCAAAGTTGAGTCTTAAGTGACACCCCACTACGTCGATAGCAACTCAGGCAGTTTCACTCCATCTCCACCTGCCTGGAATGGATGAATTGACAATTCGGTGCAGTCTCCATGCCGGCAGTTCTCTTCCAACAGCAGGCCGAGAACTCGCCCGACCCGATGGAGCGTCTGAACAATCCGCTAGCGGTTCCGCTGCGTTTGTATTCGGCGATTCAGCTCCGCAGAACATTTGACCACACGAACTTCTGGGAATAACTCAGCCATGTTTTCTTTTCTCCAGCAAGAAGCCAAGACTCGCCCGGCAGCCAAAAAACAAGCCAAGCATGCGCTCTTCTTCGAGCGACTCGAAGCCCGCGAAGTGATGAGCGGCTTCTCGGTGTTGAACCTGAACGATAGTGGTGCCGGCTCCTTGCGTCAGGCCCTGCTGAGCGCGAACAGTTCCCCCGGAGCTGACGTCATCAGCTTTAACGTGGCAGGGACGATTCAATTGTCGTCTGCCTTGCCAATTGTTACTGGCGAAGTTGATATCGACGGTACCACGGCACCAGGCTTTGCCGGCACTCCCGTTGTGGAAGTGGACTATCGCAAGACCATTGGCCTCCGTTTCTTTGCTGGCTCCGATGGCTCGGCGGTTCGCTCGCTGGGCCTGGTTAATTCCAACAGCAACGGCATCTCGCTCAAAGGCGTCAGCGATGTCGAAATCGTTGGCAACTACATCGGCCTCGATTTGGACGGCGTGACGGTCGAAGCCAACTTCGGCCAAGGCATCGATGTGACCACTGCTTCGGGCAATACCATTGGTGGCGATACTCCCCTCGAGCGGAACGTCATCTCTGCCAACCGTGGCAACGGCATCCGGATTGCAAGCTCTTCGAGCAATCAAGTCCTGGGGAACTACATCGGTACCGACGCGACTGGCAACCTCGACCGGGGCAATACATTCAATGGCGTTTGGGTCACGCTTGGCGGCACCGCCAACAACGTGGCCGGGAACGTGATCTCGGGCAACAACGTCAACGGTGTTCTGCTCAGCAACAAAACCAAGCTCAACACGGTGAGTGACAACTACTTGGGCCTCAACGCAGCGGGGACTGCCGCGGTCGGTAATACCAAGGATGGCCTGAGAATTGAGAGCTCCAGCGAAAATCTGATCGGCCATTCCGATCCGATTTCGAGCATCGACTACTTTGATTCGGAAGATGTCGCAGTCTCCGTCGATGCCTGGCAAGGCATTCGCGCTGCAGACACTGCCGACGAATATCTGCTGGTCGGCACTTCGGGCAGCGATGGCTTGCTGTTCGAAGGGAGCATCGAGGGAGTCGGAACGGACTATCTCGTCAACTATCCGGGCGCGTTCAACACCAGCGTCTATGGTCCCGACAATTTGGACGGTGACAACCTCCGCCTTGTCGGTAGCTACAAGGATCCCGATTACGACATGGGCGCAGCCACTGTCGTGCATGCGTTTCTCTACGAGGGAACAACCGACGACCTGGACGAAGCCGGCAACTACCGAAACATTGATTACCCCGGCGCGGTCTATAACTTTGCCCACAGCACCATGGGCGGCCTGGTGGTCGGCAACTACGACAGTCCAGAAGATCACGGCGAAGCTGGCCTCCCCTTAGGCCCCGGCCATGCTTACATCTATGACATCGCTACGGACGCCTTCATTACAGACATCGTCTACCCGGGTTCGCTGAGCAACACGGCCTACGGCATTTGGCACAACGGCGAAGGGAAGTACACGATCGTTGGTGGTTATAGCCTCACTGCGGTGAACAACCTGGAAGACCAGGACCAACCGATCGGCCGCGCCTACATGGTCGACTACGATGCCGTGAGCGGCGAATTTTCGAACTGGGCTTCGTTCAGCTCTCCTGAGGGAACGAACTACATCACTCACTTCGAAGGGATCAGCAGCGTCGAAAAAGGGATCTACACGCTGAATGCCGATTCGGTTCAATCCGGAACGAGCGATCCGACTCAGGGTTCTTTTGTCACGGTTCATCGTCAGGATGATGGCACGTTCGGTCCTGCAGCCTGGGTCGAACTCAACTATCCCGAAGTCGATCCGACCACCAATGTGACCAGTTCCAACTCGGTCTATGGCAACCAGGTTGTCGGGTTGGTCGTTGGCGATGAGGGGCCCATCTCGTACCAGGCGACGATCAACACTTCCTTCCAACTGTCGAATGTCATCAGCGGCAATGGCGACAATGGCATCGGTCTGTATGGTGCGCTCGACAATCAAATTGCGATGAACTACATCGGTACCGATGTCAGCGGCACGCTCGATCTGGGCAATGCGAAGAATGGCGTTCTGATTACGTCCGCCTCTGCCCGCAACCTGATCGGTGGTGTTGCCACCGGCGGTAACGACCCGACAAACGCCATCTTCGCTCGACCGCCACAAGGGAATCTGATCTCTGGCAACAATGGCAACGGTGTCTTGATCACCGACCGCGCGACGAATAACCAGCTGAGCGGTAACTTCATCGGCACTACGACCTCGGGAATCGCCCCCTTGGGTAATAGCCTTGATGGCGTGGCAATTGTGGGGGCCAATGGCAACTCGCTGATCGGTTGCACGCTGCTGGAAGATCCGTTTGTCTTCTACAACGTGGTCAGTGGCAACGGTGGTAATGGCCTGCGAGTCACGAACTCGAACGACACGACGATTCAGGCCAACTTCTTTGGCCTGGGAGCCGACAACGACACGGCGGTGGGCAATGCGCTGAACGGTGTTGTCGTGGAAGGGACTTCCACTCGCACCACCATGGGCGGGCCGATTCCGCTGGGAAATGTCGTCGCTGCCAACGTGCAAAACGGCATCGTCGTGCGCGACAAGGCGAGCTTCTTTGTCACCTACAACACCTTCTGCGGCCTGGCTGCGTTCAGTACGAATCCCGACCTGGGGAACGGCCAAGACGGCATGCTCATCACGACTACGGGTGGCAACATCCTCATCCGCACGAATGTGATCACTCGCAATGGCGACGACGGCATCGAGATCTCCGGAGCAGCGACCGACGTGCGCGTTGCCGGCAATATCATCGGGATGGACACCAACGGGCAGCTGCCGATGGGCAACGAGGGTAACGGCGTCGAAGTGGGCGGAACCGCCCATCACCTGGTCATTGGCGGCCCGCAACCGACGTTCAACATCATTCCGCAGAACATCATTTCTGCCAATCACGACAACGGTGTCGCGATTGTCGGCAAGGCGCATCACGTCACCGTATCGAACGGTTACATCGGCACCGATGTCTCTGGCGAGCATGCCTTCGGCAACACCAATGCGGGTGTGCTGCTCGGAACGGGAACTTACTCGAATACGGTCGGCTCGGAAGATCCTGACCTGCTGACGGTCATCAGCGGCAATCATGGCAACGGCATCGAAATGCGCGGCACCAAGAGTAACACCGTGCTAGGGACCATCATCGGCATGGATGCGGACAACACCGATGCCCTGCCGAACAACGCCAACGGCATTCTCATCAATAGCAGTACGGACAACGTCATCGGCCGCATTCCAACGGCCATTTCCAACGTGGCCAGCACTGCCAACATTATCGCGGGCAATGACGATAACGGTGTCTATGTCGAATCGGGTAGCCGTAATTCCATCTTCGGCAACTCGATCCATAGCAACAGCCTGCTCGGCATCGATCTGGCGCTGGGAGCCAATACCAACCAGGCAGCCCCCGTGCTGACCGCTGTACAGACGAAGCCGCTGGGTTTGCAAATCGCGGGCATCATTACCAGCAAGCCCAAGACGACCTTTATCATCGAGTTCTTTGCGAATGACTCGAACTCACCCTCGGGTCAGATCTCGCTCGGTACCAAGGCTGTGAAAACGAACGCAGCCGGAGTGGCAACTTACTCCTACTTCGGACCACTCCCGCCAGCTGGCGCGACGTTCTTCACAGCCACCGCGACCGACCCGCTCCGGAACACTTCGGAGTTCTCGAGCGCGATCACCTTCGCACCATAATCGTTTGCTGAAGTCGCCAATAGAACGACGCCGACTCATTGTGGCCTTGGGCAACTCGATTGCCCAAGGCCCTCTTCGTGCGCGAACTCAATCTGCCGTTTCGATGGGTCTGGTCGCGCAGCAATCGGGCTGAAGCACTGAAAAATTCAGCCGGTTCGTTCTCGCAGTTGGATATGCCCTCGATGTAAACTGCAGCTCGCACGAAGCTCTTTCGTGCGACTTCGAGTTCAATTCACTCCCAGCTGAAGCTCCGATGAAAAAAATCCTGCCACTGCTCGTCGCCGTATTGCTCGCCCCACTGACAATGCTGCCAGCCGCCGATTCGACCAGGCCCGTGAAGGTGTTCATTCTCGCCGGGCAGTCCAACATGGAAGGCCATGGCATCATTGCCGCCGACCCCAAGCGCAACGGCGGCCAAGGATCGCTCGAGTTTCTCGTCAAGCAAGCGGCAACTGCCAAGCAGTTTGGTCACCTGGTCGATGGGACCGGGCAATGGCGGAAGCGGGACGACGTGTTTATTTCGTATCTCGATCGCCAAGGTCCGCTCACGGTAGGTTACGGCGCAAAGCAGGAACGCATCGGGCCGGAGTTGGGGTTCGGCTCGGTGATGGGGGACGTCTGCGATGAGCCGGTCCTCTTAATCAAGTGCGCGTGGGGAGGCAAAAGTCTGGCTGTCGATTTTCGCCCGCCGAGCGCCGGCCCGGTGCCGTACTCCCTTGGCCAGAAGCAGGATGCTGCCATCGCTGAAGATCCCGCCATCCTTGGTAAGTACTACCGTGAGACGTTGAGGCTCACCAAAGGAGCGTTGGCGCAAATCAAGGAACTGGTCCCTGGGTCCGACGGTCGCTATGTCATTGCCGGGTTCGGCTGGCACCAAGGCTGGAACGATCGCATCAATGACAAGTTCAATGCCGAATACGAAAGCAACATGGCTCACTTTATCAACGACATGCGAAAAGATCTGGGTGTTCCAGCACTCCCCTTTGTCATTGCCGAGACCGGCATGAGCGGACCCGACGAGAAGCATCCGCGGGCGTTGTCGCTCATGAAGGCGCAAGCGGCGGTCGCCCAGCGGCCAGAGTTTAAGAACACCGTCGCCTTTGTTGGCACGAAGGAGTTTTGGCGTCCGCAGGAGGTTTCGCCAAGTGGCCAGGCTTATCACTGGAACACGAACGCCGAGACCTATTACTTGATTGGCGATGCGATGGGAAAGGCGATGAAGCCACTCGTCGCCAGCAAGTAAGCTTAATCCTGAGAATCGTCGAGCGGTGAACGCCGCTGTTGCCGCTTGCCGGCACTCCCTAGTAATATTACGGGGCAAGTTCATTGCTCAGCGCAGCGACAGTCGGCACGATCCGACCGGAGAAACGACGTGATGGCCCACCCGACAGGCTCCCTTTCCCTGCCCGTATCGCGGCGCACCTTTTTGACTGCCTCTAGTTGCGGTGTCGCAGGCATGACGTTCGGTCGACCGTCGACCGCAGCTCAAACAACGGTTGCGGGACAGGGGGGCCGAGCCAAATCGACGATTTTGTTTTTTCTGAGCGGCGGTGCGTCTCACATCGACATGTGGGACATGAAACCCGACGCGCCGGCCGATTATCGCGGGCCGTTTCAGCCGATTGCGACGTCAGCGCCCGGCATTTCTTTGTGCGAACATCTGCCCCTCTTGTCTAAGCAAGCGCATCATCTGGCCCTGGTGAACAGTGTTGGCGGCACGGTCAACACGAACGACCACCACGCGGGCTACTACTACAATTTGACGGGGCATGTCCCCGATCTTACGTTCCTGTCGCAGGGGAATAATCGTAAGCCCTACTCCGACGATTGGCCCTTCATGGGAACGGTCGTTGCCGCCAAACGCCCGCCACACCCCGATTTGACCAACGCGATTACGCTGCCCGAAGTGCCCGGAGCCCCGACTTATACGCGGCCGGGCCAATTCGCCGCCAAATTGGGATTGGAGCACGACCCGCTCTATGTGCACGGCAATCACGATGAGCCGCTCAAGTTCCAAGCGCCAGCCCTCACGCTGGAAGGGACCATGACGCCCGAGCGGCTAGCGCAACGTCATTCGCTCGTCAGCCATCTGGATTCCCTCCGCAAAGAATTCGATCAGCATGCCAAGGTGCGCACCTGGCATCGTCATCAAGACCGGGCGCTATCGCTGTTGATGTCGGCGAAGACGACGGAGGCGTTTGACGTCTCGCGCGAACCGCAGGCCGTCCGGCAGCGGTACGGCGAAACCGTCAACGGGCTAAGCCTGCTGTTGGCCCGTCGCCTGGTCGAGGCGGGAGTTCCGTTTGTATCGGTGTTTTGGAAGGGGGATCTCAAGAAGGCCAATGCACGCAAGTGTGCTAGTGGCGGCGGTTGGGATACGCATGGCAATAACTTCGCCTGCCTCAAAGAAGATCTGTTGCCGGAGTTCGATCGGGGCTTCTCGGCATTGGTCGAGGATCTGGCCAACCGCGGCCTGCTCGACGAGACACTCTTGTTGGTCACCAGCGAGATGGGGCGCAAACCGAAAATTGGCGATCCACGCAGCGGCGGCGTCAGCGGTGCCGGTCGCGATCACTGGACGCATTGCTTGACGGATGTGCTGGCCGGCGGCGGAATTCGTGGGGGCCAGACGTACGGATCGAGCGATCGCTTCGCCCAGTATCCGTTTAACAAACCGGTCACTCCCGCCGACATTACCAAGACGGTCTATCACGCGATGGGCATCCACAATTTGGAAGCCTTCGACGATCAGAACCGGCCCTACAATTTGCTGGCCGAAGGGAACGCGCTGAGTGAGTTGTTTTGACCGCTGCCAAAACCAATCCAAGTCGCTACTTTTGCCCAGCAATTCGATAGAGCGCTTTATCAGTGCGCAGATAGATTGAGTTCTCGATGGCGGCCGGAGAGGCCATGATCTGGCCATCGAGTTTACCCGTCCCGACGACGCGAAACTCTTTTCCCGGGGCGAGCACGGTCGTTTCGCCTTCGCGGTTCGAGCAGTAGATGTGACCGGCGGCTAGCAGCGGCGACGATGAATAATTGCCGGGAATGCGCTCGGCCCAATGGACTTTGCCACTGAGGGCATCCAGGCAGGTCGCAATTCCTTTATCGCTCACCAGATAGATCTCGTCGCCAACCAAAAGTGGAGAGGGGACCTGCGGAACTTGCCGACCATAGCGCCACGCGATTTGCGGCTTCTCTTTATCGAGCGTCACAGCCAGGAGTTCCGACTGCATGAAGCTTGTACACAGGAAGGCCATTCCATGACCAACCACGGGACGTGGAGCGAGCGAAAACCCCAGCTTCTCGTAGGGAAGTTTCCACACCTCACGACCAGCTGGGTCATAGGCATAGAGCCAGTCCGAAGCGGGCGAGAGCAACAGCGGCTGGCCCGCAACTTCGGCGACGAGTGGCGTGCCGTAACTCTTCTTTAGCTGCGGGTTCGAGTTCATCGCACCAGTGCGGTCGGTTTTCCACGCGAGCTTGCCGGTTCGCTTGTCGAGCGCTGCGATGTACTGCAGGTCGCTGCCGTCGCAATGAAAAATAAGGAGGTCTCCCCAGATCACGGGCGAACTACCCGGGCCGTTTTCGTGCTGGACCACCAAGTCTCGATTGGTCCACAGCACCTGACGCGAGACAGTATCCAGACAGGCCGTTCCATAAGCACCAAAATGGCAGTAGAGCTTGCCTGCCTCGATCACTGGCGTGGGACTCGCGAAGGAATTGGTGGCATGCGTACCTTGCGGGCTCGGCTCGACTAACAATTCGATATCGTGAAGTAACTTGCCGCTCGAGCGATCAACGCCTAAGGCACGCAAGCTCAGTTTGCCCGATACCAGGAGGGGCTGCGAGTTGGTGGTACCTTTCAGTCGCTCTGCTTTTTCTGCTTCCGAAAGGGGTGAGTCGATAGCGGTCGTTAGCCAGATCTCGTTGCCGGCAATTACGGGACTCGACCAACCCTTGCCTGGTAACGGGCACTTCCAGGCGACGTTCTCTTGTTCGCTCCAACTCGTCGGCAAGTCGCGAGCGGCGGCATGTCCTTGACCTGCAGGCCCGCGAAACTGAGGCCATTCAGGGCTGTCTGCCGCTTGAACGAATGCAGGGATGAGTAGCAGGCAAACCATCGAGCAGGAACTGGTGTGGAGCATAAGGTGCTGTGGGCAGGGGCCTAGGTGACGAAGTTTCGCTGGAGAAAGTCTTAAGCGAGGATATCGCGGACCACGGTGCCGAACACATCGGTCAAGCGATAGTCACGGCCACTATAGCGATACGTGAACTGCTCGTGATTGATTCCCATCAGGTGCAAAATGGTTGCGTGCAGGTCATGGACGTGGGTTCGCCCTTCTGTCGTGTAAGCACCGAACTCGTCGGTGACGCCGTGAATGTGCCCGCCCTTCACACCGCCGCCAGCCAGCCACATCGAGAAGGCCGCTGTGTTGTGATCGCGACCATTCTTTCCTTCTGTGTTCGGAGTGCGGCCAAATTCGCCCCCCCAAATCACCAACGTATCGTCGAGCAGTCCCCGCTGCTTCAGGTCCGCTAGGAGCCCGGCAATGGGTTGATCGACCGAGAGAGAATTCTTCGCATGGCCGGCGAGCAGGTTGCTGTGTTGATCCCAGTCGGTATGGTTCACCACCACGCAGCGCACACCTCGTTCGACCAGGCGGCGAGCCAAGAGACATTTCTGACCGTAGTCGTTGGTCGTGGGCTGATCGAGTCCATACAGTTGCTGCGTGGCTGCCGTCTCGCGGGTGATATCGAAGGCATCGGACGCGACCGTTTGCATGCGAAAGGCCAGTTCGAATGCTTCAATGCGCGCGTTCAGGGCCGAGGTATCCGCGCGACGATCCAAGTGCCGCGCATTCAACTGCTGCATGACATCCAGTTGTGCCCGCTGTTCGGTTTCAGCAATTGGCGACTTCAAGTTTGGAATCGGTTCTTTCAGATTGGGCAATCGTGTCCCTTGGAACTCAGCCGGTAAAAACGCCGAGCTGAAGACTTTCGTCGCGTCGACATTCCCCATCACATTGCCCAGGACCACGAAACCGGGCAAGTTGCGATTTTCAGTTCCCAGGCCGTACGTCAACCACGAGCCCATGCTGGGGCGAAGAAACAGACCGCTGCCGGTCATCATCTCCAGCGTCCCTTGAGCGTGGAAGAAACTATCGCAGCACATGGAGCGAATCAGGCACAGATCATCGGCGTGTGTCGCGACATGCGGGAACAATTCGCTGACGTCCATGCCGCATTCGCCATGCTTGGCGAACTTCCACGGCGAAGGAAAAGCATTCCCCAGCGGTCGCGGCTTGCCGAGCAATTTGTTCGTGTTTTGGTCGAGCACCGGCAATCGCTTCCCTTCCCAGCGCGCCAGTTCTGGCTTGGGATCGAAGGTGTCGATCTGCGAAGGGCCACCGTTCATAAACAGAAAGATGACGCGCTTGGCCCGGGGCTCATGGTGCGGCAGGCTCCGCTTCGCAGGCGATGAGTCGGCCGCAGCTGATTCGCCCAGCATCGTTGCCAGGCCCACCGAGCCGAAACCGCCGGCCAGGCAACCGAGCATTCGCCGCCGATCGATCGCTGGGAATTCTGTCTTGCCTGCTTGGTTGGTCGTCATTTCGCTCACAACACTTTCTTTCTACCGGATCAAATCGAGACCAATTCACGCGTGGGCATCAATCGAGATAGCTGAACTCATTCGTTCCCAGCAGGGCTTGAATGAACCGTTCCCACGAGTGGTCCGCCACATAGCCCTGGGCAGTTTTCACTTCCTCAGGGTCTGGCGGACGCCCAAGAGTCAGGAGCCAGAGTCGCTCCAAGCGCTGGTCGTCTGTGCTCAGTGACGAGTCCTTCGTCAACTGTTCCGCCAGTCGTTTGGAGGCATCGATCACCAGCGGGCTGTTCAGCAGAAACAAGGCCTGCGGTGCGGTCGTCGTCTCTGCGCGGGCGGGAACGATCGCCTTCGAATCGGGGCCATCAAAAATCGCGGCGGTCACATCGGTCTTGCGGCGATCGAGCGCTTCGTACATGGTCCGGCGGGGCATTTCGCTACTCGTCGCGATTGGCTTCGCCTCCGCATCTTCAGCCACTTGTTTGCCCAGTCGCAGGAGCGAATCACGCAGTTCTTCATACGTCAGTCGCCGCCGGTTCATGTGCGCGAGCGCCAGATTATCGGGATCGAGGCGGGCAGCTTCTGGTGAAACGAAACTTGTCTGTTGAAAAGTGGCGGAGAGGGCGATGTCGCGCACCAAATGCTTGACCGACCAACCCGAGGCGACAAATCGCTGCGCCAGATGATCGAGCAGTTCGGGATGCGTCGGTCGCTCGCCGAGTCGGCCGAAGTTGTCGGCAGTCCGGACCAGTCCCTTATTAAACATCTGCTGCCAGACGCGATTCACCATCACGCGTGCCGTTAACGGGTTGTCGGCCGAGGCGATCCACTCGGCCAATTCGCGACGACCACTTTGCTTGGTTTGTGTACCCAGCGAGGCCTGCTTCTCGCCAGCCAGAATTGCCGGGAAACGGCGCGGAACAACTTCCCCTTCGCGCTGATATTCACCACGCAGATAGATGGGAGCATCGCCGATCTTTTCGCGATTGCTGCCCGGCACGCCACCTTCGGCAATGGCCACGACTGCCGGTGCTGTAACTTTCTGCTTGCGCAGTTCGGCAATTTCCGTTCGCAGGGCAGCGATCTCCTGCAACTCGGGCGGGTTCTGATCCCAGCCGTTCGACTGCTGATCCTTCAGTAGTTTTTCGCGTTCCGTTTTCAGCTTGGCAATTTGATCGGTCAGGCTCTTTTTGCTGGCCGCGGTTTTCGCTCCCTTAAGTTGGGTTTCGAGGTCGGCCAATTGCGTGGTGACGGCGGCCAGCCGCGCGGCCTGCGGAACCTTCTTGGCGATGGTCGCAATTTGCTTTTCGGTCTCAGCCACAACAGCGTCGAGTTGGCGGTTCTTGGCTACTTGCTCTGCATTGAGAAGCGGCACCTCGATCAATTCGGTTGCCAGGCGGGCATCGGCAATCAGCTTGCCGGTGGCAATGTGGCTGCTGAAGAAAATGCCCGCCATTGCGTAGTAGTCGTGGGCTGAAATGGGATCGAACTTGTGATCGTGACAACGAGCGCAGGCCACCGTCAGGCCGAGCAATTGCCGACCGACCAGATCGATCTGACTATCGACGATCTCGGCCACGGCCAGATCGCGGCCGACCTGTTCCCACACGGCCAGGCTCATCATGCCGGTGGCCGTAATGCCATCGAACGAGGCACCACTGGAATGGACCCGTTCGGCGGGGATGGACTCATCGGCAGGGATGAGATCGCCAGCAATTTGCAGTTTGACAAACTGGTCGTAAGGGAGATCGCTATTGAACGCGCGAACTACCCAGCGGCGATATTCGCCCGACTTGTCGATATTGTCGGCATAGCGCACGCCATCGAGCCAGCGACGCCCCCATTGCACGCCGAACTCAGGCGAGTCGAGCAGTCGGTTCACGACGCGCTCGAAGGCGTCGCTGCTTTCATCGGCAACGAAGGCCGCGATTTCTTCCGGAGTCGGCGGCAGTCCCGTCAGAGCGAAAGTTGTGCGCCGCAAGAGTTCGTATCGATTGGCGGGCTCACCGGGACGATTGCCGACTTGCTCGAGTTTGGCCAGCACGTAACGGTCCAGGTCGTCTTTCGCCCAAGCCGAATCCTTGACTGCCGGCGGTGGCGCACTGCTCACTGGTTGAAACGACCAATGCTGCCGATCTTCCGCAGAGATTTGAAAGGCAGCGCGGCGGGGCGTCGGTGCAGCAGTCGAATCGCGCGGGTCAGGCGCACCCAGTTCTACCCATTTGACGAAGTCGGCAATCACGCTCGGTGGCAAGCGACCTTTCGGCGGCATCTCGTACGACTCGAACTTCAAAGCGCCGATGAGCAAACTTTTGGCGGCGTTGCCGGGAACGATTGCCGCACCACTCTCGCCCCCCGTCAGCAGACCTTGCTTAGTATCGAGCGATAGACCCGCCTGAAGCTTGCCTTTGGCGGCAGCTGCGGCCGAATGACATTCGTAGCAGTGTTGCACCAGGACCGGCCGGATGGACTTCTCGAATAGGGCCAGGCCGGCATCGGGCGCTTCAGCTGCTGCACTGCTTGAGACGAGCGCAGTAAGTGCGCCGATAAAGGTCAGCAAGCGAATGGGTTGGCCGCAGATATTCATCACA
Above is a window of Anatilimnocola aggregata DNA encoding:
- a CDS encoding PSD1 and planctomycete cytochrome C domain-containing protein: MNICGQPIRLLTFIGALTALVSSSAAAEAPDAGLALFEKSIRPVLVQHCYECHSAAAAAKGKLQAGLSLDTKQGLLTGGESGAAIVPGNAAKSLLIGALKFESYEMPPKGRLPPSVIADFVKWVELGAPDPRDSTAAPTPRRAAFQISAEDRQHWSFQPVSSAPPPAVKDSAWAKDDLDRYVLAKLEQVGNRPGEPANRYELLRRTTFALTGLPPTPEEIAAFVADESSDAFERVVNRLLDSPEFGVQWGRRWLDGVRYADNIDKSGEYRRWVVRAFNSDLPYDQFVKLQIAGDLIPADESIPAERVHSSGASFDGITATGMMSLAVWEQVGRDLAVAEIVDSQIDLVGRQLLGLTVACARCHDHKFDPISAHDYYAMAGIFFSSHIATGKLIADARLATELIEVPLLNAEQVAKNRQLDAVVAETEKQIATIAKKVPQAARLAAVTTQLADLETQLKGAKTAASKKSLTDQIAKLKTEREKLLKDQQSNGWDQNPPELQEIAALRTEIAELRKQKVTAPAVVAIAEGGVPGSNREKIGDAPIYLRGEYQREGEVVPRRFPAILAGEKQASLGTQTKQSGRRELAEWIASADNPLTARVMVNRVWQQMFNKGLVRTADNFGRLGERPTHPELLDHLAQRFVASGWSVKHLVRDIALSATFQQTSFVSPEAARLDPDNLALAHMNRRRLTYEELRDSLLRLGKQVAEDAEAKPIATSSEMPRRTMYEALDRRKTDVTAAIFDGPDSKAIVPARAETTTAPQALFLLNSPLVIDASKRLAEQLTKDSSLSTDDQRLERLWLLTLGRPPDPEEVKTAQGYVADHSWERFIQALLGTNEFSYLD
- a CDS encoding DUF1501 domain-containing protein gives rise to the protein MTTNQAGKTEFPAIDRRRMLGCLAGGFGSVGLATMLGESAAADSSPAKRSLPHHEPRAKRVIFLFMNGGPSQIDTFDPKPELARWEGKRLPVLDQNTNKLLGKPRPLGNAFPSPWKFAKHGECGMDVSELFPHVATHADDLCLIRSMCCDSFFHAQGTLEMMTGSGLFLRPSMGSWLTYGLGTENRNLPGFVVLGNVMGNVDATKVFSSAFLPAEFQGTRLPNLKEPIPNLKSPIAETEQRAQLDVMQQLNARHLDRRADTSALNARIEAFELAFRMQTVASDAFDITRETAATQQLYGLDQPTTNDYGQKCLLARRLVERGVRCVVVNHTDWDQHSNLLAGHAKNSLSVDQPIAGLLADLKQRGLLDDTLVIWGGEFGRTPNTEGKNGRDHNTAAFSMWLAGGGVKGGHIHGVTDEFGAYTTEGRTHVHDLHATILHLMGINHEQFTYRYSGRDYRLTDVFGTVVRDILA